One Sphingobacteriales bacterium DNA segment encodes these proteins:
- a CDS encoding cytochrome-c peroxidase, which translates to MFSSKIYNCNLYLWLPCILLYSCFVSGCTHETLIENTGVYPKAEPGVVPAWFPEINYPEDNQPNSIRIALGKKFFYEKRFSADTSIACASCHLPELAFSDSVAISKGSYGRLGTRNAPSLGNVAWQPYLMREGGVSTIEKQALAPFGEHNEFDLNIVDALPRIIADTTYQNLSQQAYQRPLEYYVITRALAAFERSFITAGSPFDDYFYRKIPNALSSDAIAGLNLFFSDSLACSKCHSGFDFTNYSFQNNGLYITYADSGRARLTYLPQDRALFKVPSLRNIALTAPYMHNGSIKTLNEVIDHYASGGLPHENKSSLLKGFVITDQQKAQLIAFLQTLTDTQFINYAAYRE; encoded by the coding sequence ATGTTTTCATCTAAAATTTATAATTGCAATTTGTACTTATGGCTGCCATGTATTTTATTATATAGTTGTTTTGTTAGTGGCTGTACGCACGAAACTTTAATTGAAAACACAGGGGTTTATCCCAAGGCCGAGCCCGGCGTTGTCCCGGCATGGTTTCCGGAAATAAACTACCCCGAAGACAACCAACCCAATAGCATCCGGATTGCCTTGGGGAAAAAGTTTTTCTACGAGAAACGCTTCTCTGCCGATACTAGTATTGCTTGTGCCTCGTGCCATTTGCCCGAGCTGGCTTTTAGCGATTCGGTAGCTATTAGCAAAGGCAGCTATGGCCGCCTTGGCACAAGAAACGCACCAAGCTTGGGCAATGTGGCCTGGCAACCATACCTAATGCGCGAAGGAGGCGTGTCAACCATCGAAAAACAAGCCTTAGCCCCATTTGGCGAACATAACGAGTTTGATTTAAATATTGTTGATGCCTTGCCTCGAATAATAGCCGATACAACCTACCAAAACCTAAGCCAGCAAGCCTACCAACGCCCCTTGGAATATTATGTTATTACTCGTGCTTTAGCCGCTTTTGAGCGCAGTTTTATAACAGCCGGTTCGCCTTTTGACGATTACTTTTACCGAAAAATTCCTAACGCACTAAGCTCCGATGCTATTGCCGGGTTAAATCTGTTTTTTTCAGATTCATTAGCTTGTAGTAAATGCCATTCGGGGTTCGATTTTACCAATTATAGCTTTCAAAACAACGGACTTTATATCACCTACGCCGACTCGGGGCGGGCACGTTTGACGTATTTGCCACAAGACCGCGCCCTGTTTAAAGTGCCATCGCTGCGCAATATTGCCCTAACTGCGCCCTATATGCACAACGGCAGTATAAAAACGCTAAACGAGGTTATTGACCACTACGCAAGCGGTGGACTTCCCCACGAAAACAAAAGCAGTTTGCTAAAGGGTTTTGTCATTACCGACCAGCAAAAAGCCCAGTTGATAGCTTTTTTGCAAACGCTTACCGATACTCAGTTTATTAATTATGCAGCCTACCGCGAATGA
- a CDS encoding glycosyl hydrolase — protein sequence MAQNTPPFTKAASRLLGYDQRLKLTENSLLGGLHFRSVGPTIMSGRVTAVDVCPNDPSYFLVAYASGGLWLTRNNGASFEPIFDQQAAMTIGNIAAVWTDTLPTLIWVGTGESNSSRSSYAGTGMYKTTDVGKTWQEMGLPESHHIGKVVIHPQNTNIVWVAVVGHLYSDNAERGVFKTTDGGNTWVQTLFVNDNTGAIDIVVDPANSDILFASMWQRERRAWNFEGAGEGSGIYKSTDGGENWVLCSGKESGFPSGKNTGRIGLAIHKSGKIYAVIDNQNLRPETPDKSSKKNEDEYSKNDLRNLNKTEFLALDEKKLGRFLKNNGFPEKYDAKTVLNMVRTDKILPSAVVEYLENANDNLFETKIIGAELYASNDGGRTWAKTHEDFLDDLFFTYGYYFGKVRVAEQNPDKVYLLGVPVLKSNDGGKTFKSINGDNVHADHHALWINPNRPGHLINGNDGGINISYDDGENWFKCNAPAVGQFYTVNVDDEKPYNIYGGLQDNGAWFGPSTYKASKNWHSDGQYPFKELFGGDGMQVQIDSRDNKTVYAGFQFGNYYRMNTATSEATKLIPPHELGERPPRYNWQTPILLSKHNQDIFYMGGHKLYRSMDKGETFTPISDDLTQGGKKGNVPYGTLTTISESPLKFGLIYTGSDDGLIYGTRDGGVTWKKLSAKLPQNLWVSRVQASAHNEATVYASLNGYRWDDFTAYIYASKDFGKTWERLGTDLPNEPVNVIKEDPFNPKILYVGTDHGLYVSLNEGKNFMRFDANLPHVAVHDLVVQAREKDLVIATHGRSIFIAPIAHLQQLTPEITAQTLHVFEPEAIKHSSRWGNSWSMWLEAYTPEMEFPVYIEKADEITITVETIVPTPDETQTNKQDSMQTVIIEKPIEIKKFNAKLLKGLNYVPYDLTIDEPALPQYKEFLNRKLKPDEEPVIIEAATGNGLYYLKPGKYLLRINGNTTEKTTEFEVKVK from the coding sequence ATGGCACAAAATACGCCTCCTTTTACTAAGGCTGCCTCCCGTTTATTGGGTTACGACCAACGCCTGAAACTTACTGAAAACTCGTTGTTGGGTGGACTTCATTTTAGGTCGGTTGGCCCAACAATTATGAGCGGTCGAGTAACGGCTGTTGATGTTTGCCCCAACGACCCCAGCTATTTTTTAGTAGCATACGCATCGGGCGGATTGTGGCTTACGCGCAACAATGGCGCATCGTTTGAGCCAATTTTTGACCAACAAGCTGCCATGACCATTGGAAATATAGCCGCTGTATGGACTGATACGCTGCCTACCCTTATTTGGGTTGGTACGGGCGAAAGTAATTCGAGCCGTTCGTCTTATGCAGGTACGGGCATGTATAAAACCACCGATGTCGGAAAAACATGGCAAGAAATGGGGCTGCCCGAAAGCCACCATATTGGCAAAGTGGTAATTCACCCGCAAAACACAAATATTGTTTGGGTGGCTGTTGTTGGCCATTTATACTCCGACAACGCCGAGCGAGGCGTGTTTAAAACTACCGATGGCGGTAATACATGGGTTCAGACCTTGTTTGTAAATGACAATACAGGGGCAATAGATATAGTTGTTGACCCCGCAAATTCTGATATATTGTTTGCCTCAATGTGGCAACGCGAGCGCCGCGCCTGGAATTTTGAAGGTGCGGGTGAGGGCTCGGGTATTTATAAAAGTACAGACGGCGGCGAAAACTGGGTGCTATGTTCGGGCAAAGAATCCGGATTTCCATCCGGAAAAAATACAGGCCGTATTGGTTTGGCCATTCACAAATCCGGAAAAATTTATGCCGTAATAGACAATCAAAATCTTCGTCCTGAAACACCAGATAAATCAAGCAAAAAAAATGAAGATGAATACAGCAAAAACGATTTGCGCAACTTGAACAAAACGGAGTTTTTAGCTTTGGATGAAAAAAAATTGGGCCGATTTTTAAAAAATAACGGCTTTCCGGAAAAATATGATGCCAAAACCGTTTTAAATATGGTTCGTACCGATAAAATTTTGCCCTCGGCGGTAGTGGAGTATTTAGAAAATGCAAACGACAATTTATTTGAAACCAAAATTATTGGCGCCGAGTTGTACGCCTCGAACGATGGTGGCCGCACTTGGGCTAAAACGCACGAAGACTTTTTAGATGATTTGTTTTTTACTTATGGCTATTATTTTGGGAAAGTGCGCGTTGCCGAACAAAATCCGGATAAAGTTTATTTATTAGGGGTTCCGGTATTAAAAAGTAACGACGGCGGCAAAACTTTTAAAAGCATAAATGGCGACAATGTTCATGCTGACCATCATGCACTTTGGATAAATCCAAACCGCCCCGGACATTTAATAAATGGTAATGACGGCGGCATCAATATTAGTTATGACGATGGTGAAAATTGGTTTAAATGCAATGCGCCCGCCGTTGGGCAATTTTACACCGTTAATGTTGATGATGAGAAGCCGTACAATATTTATGGTGGTTTGCAAGATAACGGCGCTTGGTTTGGCCCCTCGACCTACAAAGCTTCAAAAAATTGGCATTCCGATGGCCAATATCCTTTCAAAGAACTTTTTGGTGGCGATGGTATGCAGGTGCAAATTGACTCGCGCGATAATAAAACTGTTTATGCCGGATTTCAGTTTGGCAATTATTACCGGATGAATACGGCAACCTCGGAGGCTACAAAGCTTATTCCGCCGCACGAATTAGGCGAACGGCCGCCGCGTTACAACTGGCAAACGCCAATTTTACTGTCAAAACACAATCAAGATATTTTTTATATGGGTGGGCATAAACTATATCGCTCTATGGATAAAGGCGAAACTTTTACCCCCATTTCGGATGATTTAACGCAAGGAGGGAAAAAAGGAAATGTGCCTTATGGTACTTTAACAACCATTAGCGAAAGTCCACTTAAATTTGGATTAATTTATACCGGAAGTGACGATGGCTTAATTTATGGTACCCGTGATGGAGGTGTAACCTGGAAAAAATTAAGTGCCAAATTGCCTCAAAATTTGTGGGTTAGCCGTGTGCAGGCATCGGCGCACAACGAGGCAACCGTTTATGCCTCGTTAAATGGCTATCGGTGGGATGATTTTACTGCCTATATTTATGCCTCGAAAGATTTTGGCAAAACTTGGGAGCGCCTTGGCACCGATTTGCCAAACGAGCCTGTAAATGTTATAAAAGAAGACCCTTTTAACCCCAAAATTTTATATGTAGGTACCGACCATGGCTTGTATGTTTCGTTAAACGAAGGTAAAAACTTTATGCGCTTTGATGCAAACTTGCCACATGTAGCCGTACACGACTTGGTAGTGCAAGCCCGCGAAAAGGATTTGGTTATTGCAACACACGGACGCAGCATTTTTATTGCCCCCATTGCTCACCTGCAGCAACTTACCCCCGAAATAACTGCCCAGACCTTGCATGTTTTTGAACCCGAAGCGATTAAACACAGCAGCCGTTGGGGAAACAGTTGGAGTATGTGGTTAGAAGCATATACTCCAGAAATGGAATTTCCGGTATATATAGAGAAAGCCGATGAAATTACGATTACAGTCGAAACGATAGTACCAACTCCGGATGAAACGCAGACCAATAAACAAGACTCAATGCAAACAGTTATTATTGAAAAACCTATTGAGATCAAAAAGTTTAATGCCAAATTACTCAAAGGCCTTAATTATGTACCGTATGATTTAACCATAGACGAACCTGCGCTGCCCCAATACAAAGAATTTTTGAACCGCAAACTAAAACCAGACGAAGAGCCAGTAATTATTGAAGCGGCAACCGGAAATGGCCTATATTACCTTAAACCCGGAAAATATCTGTTGCGCATTAATGGCAATACTACTGAAAAAACAACTGAGTTTGAGGTTAAAGTCAAATAA
- a CDS encoding GNAT family N-acetyltransferase, with product MEIITISFRSPQWYEMVALRYAVLRKPLGLVFTPEQLEQEANHTHIAAWLPETAYMAGCLILQPTTPTDLKMRQVAVHPNHQKQSIGKKMCDFAEVWAINHNFKRLYCHARATAVPFYQKMGWRIIGQPFEEVSIEHFLMEKWLY from the coding sequence TTGGAAATAATCACTATTTCTTTTCGAAGCCCGCAATGGTACGAGATGGTTGCATTGCGTTATGCAGTATTGCGCAAACCTTTGGGCTTGGTTTTTACGCCCGAGCAGTTGGAGCAGGAGGCAAACCATACCCATATTGCGGCTTGGTTGCCTGAAACTGCTTATATGGCAGGCTGTTTAATATTACAACCCACAACGCCAACGGATTTAAAAATGCGACAAGTGGCAGTTCACCCAAACCATCAAAAACAAAGTATTGGAAAAAAAATGTGTGATTTTGCCGAAGTTTGGGCAATAAATCACAATTTTAAACGTTTGTACTGCCACGCGCGCGCAACCGCTGTTCCTTTTTACCAAAAAATGGGTTGGCGTATTATAGGGCAACCTTTCGAAGAAGTTTCAATTGAGCACTTTTTAATGGAAAAATGGCTTTATTGA
- a CDS encoding carboxypeptidase-like regulatory domain-containing protein — protein sequence MRFLLIKVIGAAILCFVVLGKIVAQTSTSLPEFVISGVLLNADTNEPVPYASVGIDGSSLGTVTNIYGEFELHLPLKHKQSNLAISCIGFFKDLFPISGLNTSGVCEIKLKPRTYELNEVTVYANLSPEKIVQYAIESIPKNYIGANFIADGFYREYFKENGKYVAFAEAAISLYDGEGYASKKIQKEKELVSLDELRVSDIYNKSDYALYIDVNYALRSNIIRNVNYWKIFAQKFDVKSEYVRMAGITYDGDDLVYIIAYKVISKKRGNYEGKIFIRKYDFAVLRLEINADNRMKGRVVNGSPYKSQAIITYKTHEGKMCLSYIHASHDVHYEKSGNKFDLTFYSELFVNDIQTRGVDPVTAAEAMKPTSIFYQPRYRTYDPNFWEEYNLFFESPNNEQIIADLEARRPLEDQFKVNGKLKLKPTPIVNLPLHKVAMTEITPETKQ from the coding sequence ATGCGTTTTTTATTAATCAAGGTTATAGGGGCAGCTATACTTTGTTTTGTAGTATTGGGTAAAATAGTAGCTCAAACTTCAACTTCGCTTCCAGAGTTTGTAATTTCGGGGGTGCTGCTTAATGCCGATACAAACGAGCCAGTGCCTTATGCCAGCGTTGGTATAGATGGAAGTTCATTGGGCACAGTTACTAATATTTATGGCGAATTTGAGTTACACCTGCCGCTTAAACACAAACAATCAAATTTGGCCATAAGTTGTATTGGCTTTTTTAAAGATTTATTTCCAATTAGCGGCTTAAACACATCCGGAGTATGCGAGATTAAATTAAAACCCCGAACTTATGAATTGAATGAGGTAACTGTTTATGCCAATTTATCTCCGGAAAAAATTGTGCAATATGCCATTGAAAGCATTCCTAAAAACTATATTGGGGCTAATTTTATTGCCGATGGTTTTTATAGGGAGTATTTTAAAGAAAATGGCAAATATGTAGCTTTTGCCGAAGCCGCAATATCTTTATACGATGGTGAAGGATATGCTTCGAAAAAAATACAAAAGGAAAAAGAGCTGGTATCCTTAGACGAATTGCGCGTTAGCGATATTTATAATAAAAGTGACTATGCGCTTTATATAGATGTAAATTATGCTTTGCGCAGTAATATTATTCGAAATGTAAATTATTGGAAGATTTTTGCCCAAAAATTTGATGTTAAAAGCGAATATGTGCGAATGGCCGGAATAACCTACGATGGAGACGATTTGGTGTATATTATTGCCTACAAAGTGATAAGTAAAAAGCGTGGAAACTATGAAGGCAAAATTTTTATCAGAAAATACGACTTTGCCGTTTTGCGCTTAGAAATTAATGCCGATAACCGGATGAAAGGCCGCGTAGTGAATGGCTCGCCTTATAAATCGCAGGCTATAATAACCTACAAAACCCACGAAGGAAAAATGTGCCTTAGCTATATACATGCAAGCCACGATGTACATTACGAAAAAAGTGGCAACAAATTTGACCTAACTTTTTACTCGGAGTTGTTTGTTAACGATATTCAAACGCGCGGTGTTGACCCTGTTACCGCAGCCGAAGCCATGAAACCAACAAGCATATTTTATCAGCCCCGCTACCGAACTTACGACCCTAATTTTTGGGAAGAGTACAATTTGTTTTTTGAGTCGCCAAATAACGAGCAAATTATTGCCGACCTTGAAGCCCGCCGACCTTTGGAAGACCAATTTAAAGTGAATGGCAAGCTAAAGTTAAAACCTACTCCCATAGTAAATTTACCTTTGCACAAAGTAGCCATGACAGAAATAACGCCCGAAACCAAACAATAG
- a CDS encoding Na+ dependent nucleoside transporter, whose translation MTASGKNLTLTNTTNNQQKFDLQYNESEGLSGLLNNNILRGLIGLAFLIGVCFLLSNNRRAIDWKLVASGILIQLVFALLVLKVPSFYFPGTTVDISPKGFFEFISSFFVAVINFTSAGASFLFGDLVNRVDKFGFIFAFKVLPTVIFFSGLSSLLYYIGVLQKIVYAFAWVMSKSMRLSGAESLSAAANIFLGQTEAPLLVKPYIAKMNKSEVLCLMVGGMTTIAGGVFAAYVGYLGGDDPVQQLAFATHLLSASIMSAPAAIVASKMLFPQTENIDMKLEVSKEKIGANLLDAIANGTTEGLKLAVNVGAMLLMFTALIAMCNGILDLIGQPTGLNKWINISTAGRYAGLTLQYIFGLIGAPVAWLLGTPNCDLVAVGQLLGEKTVINEFVAYGSMGTMKATGVILEDKSLIIALYALCGFSNFASIGIQIGGIGALAPEQRPVLAQLGIKALIGGTIACFFTAVIAAMIM comes from the coding sequence ATGACGGCATCCGGAAAAAACTTAACGCTAACTAATACAACAAACAACCAACAAAAATTTGACCTGCAATACAACGAATCCGAAGGCTTGTCTGGCCTTTTAAACAACAATATTTTGCGTGGCCTTATAGGATTGGCATTTTTAATAGGTGTTTGTTTTTTGTTGAGCAATAATCGGCGTGCTATTGACTGGAAATTAGTGGCTTCGGGCATTTTAATTCAACTTGTGTTTGCCCTTTTGGTGCTAAAAGTGCCTTCGTTTTATTTTCCTGGAACAACGGTAGATATTTCGCCCAAAGGTTTTTTTGAGTTTATTTCAAGTTTTTTTGTGGCCGTAATTAATTTTACTTCAGCAGGGGCAAGCTTTTTGTTTGGCGATTTAGTAAATAGGGTCGATAAGTTTGGTTTTATTTTTGCCTTTAAAGTATTGCCTACTGTAATATTCTTTTCCGGATTATCGTCTTTATTATACTATATAGGTGTTTTGCAAAAAATTGTATATGCCTTTGCTTGGGTTATGAGTAAAAGCATGCGCTTGTCGGGTGCCGAAAGTTTGAGTGCCGCAGCAAATATTTTTTTAGGCCAAACCGAAGCGCCTCTCTTGGTGAAGCCGTATATTGCCAAAATGAACAAATCGGAAGTTTTGTGTTTAATGGTGGGCGGTATGACTACCATTGCCGGAGGCGTGTTTGCCGCCTACGTTGGCTATTTGGGTGGAGATGACCCCGTTCAACAATTAGCTTTTGCTACCCATTTGCTTTCGGCAAGTATTATGTCGGCACCGGCAGCTATTGTAGCCAGTAAAATGCTGTTTCCACAAACAGAAAACATTGATATGAAATTAGAGGTGTCGAAAGAAAAAATTGGTGCAAACCTCTTAGATGCCATTGCCAATGGTACCACCGAAGGGCTGAAATTGGCTGTAAACGTTGGGGCAATGCTTTTAATGTTTACCGCTTTAATTGCTATGTGCAATGGTATTTTAGATTTAATTGGCCAGCCAACCGGCTTAAACAAATGGATTAATATAAGCACAGCAGGCCGTTATGCAGGGCTTACTTTGCAATACATTTTTGGTTTAATTGGCGCACCTGTTGCATGGCTTTTAGGCACACCTAACTGCGATTTAGTTGCCGTAGGCCAACTATTGGGCGAAAAAACCGTTATTAATGAGTTTGTGGCTTATGGCTCAATGGGCACCATGAAAGCTACCGGCGTTATTTTAGAAGATAAATCGCTAATAATTGCCTTGTATGCACTCTGCGGATTTTCTAATTTTGCAAGTATTGGCATTCAAATAGGCGGTATTGGTGCCTTAGCCCCCGAACAACGACCTGTTTTGGCACAGTTAGGCATTAAAGCCCTTATAGGCGGCACTATTGCCTGTTTTTTTACGGCGGTAATTGCTGCTATGATTATGTAA
- a CDS encoding GNAT family N-acetyltransferase codes for MFFCTLDKTTTTTTTTTIAEKQVVAPVLANNMPVPVDFFNKVSSIPPQLWNGFINKHLQHHAASVYLSLAYLQAYENAHPNVQTHYAICHKDNKPLAIACFKVHEITQILHYSNDELQKAKNAPIRNRLISFVNKLSFRILVGGNLYITGDNGFYAASCLQPSEIASIQTKMVNWIQAEQKRTRKPINLILLKDALQKQPQEAAIFKASGLNYVKTHPNMVLQFRQNWKSFDDYLAAMSSKYRVRAKRYLKDGQELHIAELSLTDLETFKTPLYQLYRNVADKAELNLAVATPNYLSETKKALEQQLRVIGYWKNNKELVGFISFFIHNGLLEAHMIGYDISHNKEEHLYPFILTDLIREAFKYGATFLSFGRTASEIKSAAGAVPQSIGAYVKHTNLLLNKIVPLLVRCIRQNEWVQRHPFKKEVGND; via the coding sequence ATGTTTTTTTGCACACTCGACAAAACCACTACCACCACCACCACTACTACTATCGCCGAAAAGCAAGTTGTTGCACCGGTTTTGGCCAACAATATGCCCGTACCGGTTGATTTCTTCAATAAAGTATCCTCCATTCCGCCCCAATTATGGAATGGCTTTATTAATAAACATTTACAACACCATGCCGCAAGCGTTTACCTCTCGTTGGCCTATTTACAAGCTTACGAAAACGCCCACCCAAACGTGCAAACCCATTATGCCATTTGCCACAAGGATAATAAACCATTGGCCATTGCGTGCTTTAAAGTTCATGAAATAACCCAAATTTTGCACTATTCAAATGATGAACTGCAAAAAGCTAAAAATGCCCCAATTCGCAACCGATTAATTTCATTTGTGAATAAATTATCTTTCCGGATATTAGTTGGTGGCAATTTGTATATTACCGGAGATAATGGTTTCTATGCTGCATCGTGCTTACAGCCATCCGAAATTGCCTCTATTCAAACTAAAATGGTGAACTGGATACAGGCAGAACAAAAACGTACCCGTAAGCCTATTAATTTGATTTTGTTGAAAGATGCACTCCAAAAACAACCACAGGAAGCAGCAATTTTTAAAGCATCCGGATTAAACTACGTCAAAACCCACCCAAATATGGTGCTACAGTTTAGGCAAAATTGGAAATCTTTTGATGATTATTTAGCCGCCATGTCTTCGAAATATAGGGTACGGGCAAAACGTTATTTAAAAGATGGCCAAGAACTGCATATTGCCGAACTTTCTCTAACCGACTTAGAAACCTTTAAAACCCCACTTTACCAATTATACCGCAATGTTGCCGATAAAGCCGAGCTTAATTTAGCTGTGGCTACCCCAAATTACTTGTCCGAAACTAAAAAAGCACTCGAACAACAACTGCGCGTTATAGGCTATTGGAAAAATAACAAGGAATTGGTGGGTTTCATTTCATTTTTCATTCATAATGGCCTATTAGAAGCACACATGATAGGCTACGACATTTCACATAATAAAGAAGAACACTTATACCCTTTTATTTTAACCGATTTAATTCGGGAGGCATTTAAATATGGTGCAACCTTTTTGTCGTTTGGGCGCACGGCCTCCGAAATAAAAAGTGCTGCCGGAGCGGTTCCACAAAGCATAGGCGCGTATGTTAAACATACCAATTTGTTATTAAATAAAATAGTGCCACTATTGGTCAGATGCATCCGGCAGAACGAATGGGTACAAAGGCATCCGTTTAAAAAAGAGGTGGGCAATGACTGA
- a CDS encoding NAD-dependent epimerase/dehydratase family protein: MSQPRILILGGTRFVGRVIVETLIEQGFTDITLFVRGVSNPDIFPELPRIIGDRETDDIQKLSGKTFDVVIDVSGYYPLSLEKLTHALKKQIGRYIYISTVSVYDMEKTVNQLVTEESPVLPCTEEQKHLNIMQAYGELKAECERVLLASGINDVLIFRLSLVYGRYDPFDRFYYWKYRIKHRKTEPILLPGGGHFYDAFTYVADIGKVVAQAIATPKHRQIYNLSTHDVMSFKDMLNGVAHACQTQPNFVDIPYEWLRQNGYDDSDCPLCADQSYLMITNNKLRRDFNPNFTPFVNSISEAMQWRENHGWLLPKTGTNFEKEQSFINRFRA; encoded by the coding sequence ATGAGTCAACCCCGCATACTAATACTTGGCGGCACACGTTTTGTAGGTCGAGTAATTGTTGAAACGCTTATTGAACAAGGATTTACCGATATTACCCTTTTTGTAAGAGGCGTTAGTAATCCGGATATTTTTCCGGAATTACCGCGTATAATCGGCGACCGCGAAACAGACGATATCCAAAAATTATCCGGAAAAACTTTTGATGTTGTTATCGATGTTTCGGGGTATTACCCACTATCTCTCGAAAAATTAACACATGCTTTAAAAAAGCAAATTGGCCGTTATATATATATTTCTACCGTATCGGTTTACGATATGGAAAAAACGGTGAACCAGCTTGTAACCGAAGAATCACCTGTTTTGCCTTGCACCGAAGAACAGAAACACCTTAATATAATGCAAGCTTACGGAGAGCTAAAAGCCGAATGCGAGCGTGTTTTGTTGGCATCGGGTATAAATGATGTCCTTATCTTTCGGCTGTCTTTAGTGTATGGCCGCTACGACCCGTTTGACAGATTTTATTACTGGAAATACCGGATAAAACACCGCAAAACCGAACCAATTTTACTGCCCGGTGGCGGACATTTTTATGATGCCTTTACTTACGTGGCCGATATTGGCAAAGTGGTTGCGCAAGCAATTGCCACTCCAAAACACCGGCAAATTTATAACCTTTCAACCCACGATGTTATGAGCTTTAAAGATATGCTGAACGGAGTTGCCCATGCCTGCCAAACCCAACCAAATTTTGTTGATATTCCCTACGAATGGTTACGGCAAAACGGATACGATGATAGCGATTGCCCTTTATGCGCTGACCAGTCGTATTTAATGATTACAAACAATAAATTGAGGCGCGATTTTAATCCAAATTTTACACCGTTTGTAAATTCAATTAGTGAGGCTATGCAATGGCGCGAAAACCACGGTTGGCTTTTGCCAAAAACTGGTACGAATTTTGAAAAAGAACAATCTTTTATCAACAGGTTCAGAGCTTAA
- a CDS encoding YigZ family protein yields MNNNDAYQTIATVATAEYRQKGSRFLAIAYPITTPEAVKPIIEQLKSEHFKARHWCYAWRLGLDKTKNYRANDDGEPSGTAGRPILGQIDSFNITNVLIVVVRYFGGIKLGTSGLITAYKEASKMALQDADIITELVQNRYKIIFGYLQLDEVMRVLKNSSAKIVEQNFDNTCQIIFQVRSGEAAPLIAALCKLSSGIAIDALP; encoded by the coding sequence ATGAATAATAACGATGCTTACCAAACTATTGCTACGGTTGCGACGGCTGAATATCGGCAAAAAGGTAGCCGGTTTTTGGCAATAGCTTACCCAATAACTACCCCTGAGGCCGTAAAACCCATTATTGAACAATTAAAAAGTGAACACTTTAAAGCGCGGCATTGGTGTTACGCCTGGCGCTTAGGTCTCGATAAAACAAAAAATTATAGGGCTAACGATGATGGAGAACCTTCGGGAACTGCTGGCCGCCCTATTTTAGGCCAAATAGACAGTTTTAATATTACCAATGTTTTAATTGTTGTAGTGCGCTATTTTGGCGGGATAAAACTTGGCACATCCGGATTAATTACTGCCTACAAAGAAGCATCCAAAATGGCATTACAAGATGCCGATATTATAACCGAGTTGGTTCAAAACCGATATAAAATAATTTTTGGGTATTTGCAATTAGACGAGGTCATGCGGGTACTTAAAAACAGTTCGGCAAAAATAGTAGAGCAAAACTTCGACAATACGTGCCAAATTATTTTTCAGGTTCGCAGTGGCGAGGCAGCACCATTGATTGCCGCTTTGTGTAAACTTTCATCCGGAATTGCTATTGATGCGTTGCCTTAG